DNA from Coffea arabica cultivar ET-39 chromosome 10c, Coffea Arabica ET-39 HiFi, whole genome shotgun sequence:
ATTTCTTTCTCAGTTCCCTGGTGCTGAGCATTATAAATACTAAGCTGTTGCGACAGCCTTTGCATAATAATTCTAGTTAGTTATTTCACTTGGATAGGAAATTTAATGGCCATGTCTTCAGGGGAATCTAGTTGAGGCAATTCGTTGTTGGAGCCAAACAAAACCACTCAAGTTtgcatttttgtcttttcaagtGTACCAATGGTCATGCAAGTAGCAATTTCAGCTTTTGCGCACGATTGATTGATGGAAAAAGTACTTTTGGCTAATATCCAATATGTTCTCTGTTCCATGCTTAAATTGCAACTTGATTCAAGTCCATTACATCTTCAGTATCATCAGTTAGAGCAGAGCTTTCTTCCCTTGCTGTTtccaatttaaaattttgcatcTATGGGTTACATTTTCCTGTAACTTTTCATAACTGTCTGTTTACGTATTTGAATTCTAGGATTGACCCTCAACACTCCAGGGGACCTTGCAATTAGTCTTGGCACCAGTGACACTGTATGTTATCTCCTACTTAATATGAGTATGAATGTGCCTCTAATTTTGATGATATCCTGGCAATGATTGGTGTTTATGTGTTTTAGTTCATGTTTAAATATCTTGTACTGAACCTACTGAATGTGCTGATGTTGCTTGGACTTGTTTCTCTTTGTTAAGGCAGTCCAGGGAGTTGAATCACTTCATAGAAATTTTTTCTAAACCACAATTCTTGGTAAAGCCTTAAAATCAAAATTCCGCCTTCGTTACAGAATTAAGGGAGAAGATCTTGTTTGCATTAAGGACATCTTTTCAGATAGCCAAAGAGGCATAAAATATTGTGcacagaaaagaaagaatgaaacaAAAACCAAAGCATAGCCTAATAAACAGTAGAGCGCCGAAATGTGAGTCAGGATTATTTCCTTTATGCACTTAGTTTCCTGATCTCTGGTATTCGATATAATTATGTcccttgggttttttttttcatgtataTGTCGTTAGGTCTTTGGCATCACTGCTGAACATAATCCAAGCTTAGAAGGACACGTTTTTCCTAATCCAGTGGATACAAGTGGCTACATGGTGATGTTGTGCTATAAGAATGGGTCTTTGACACGTGAAGGTACTAAGTTGATACTGAACTCAGTGGAACACATTTCAGATATTTAATATCATGATGATAACTTTTGCAGATATTCGAAATCGTTGCGCTGAGAAATCTTGGGAAGTTTTCAATAAACTTCTGCAGCAAACACCACCTCTAAATGGTTACTGGAAATTTCTCTGAAACCCTTCTGTACTTGCTTCCCTGTTAAAGATAAGAACAAATTTTTTCCCCATGGTTTTTTCTCAATCTACTGCTTCTACAGGTGGAAAGCTCGGTTTTTATTACAAGGAGCACGAAATACTTCCTCCACTTCCTGGTTAGTTTACTTGCATCTATTTTGTAGTGTCTTCCTGTTCCTGGacatttctttgtttctttggaTTCTGGAATAATGTACTTAAGGGTAATCCAGAGATGTAGATGCTATTCTATTCCATCCGATGGTGTGATGAATCCCGCACTAAGATGTTATGAAGCTCAGTATTTATTATGACCATTCTAATATAAGATTGTCCTATGACTTGACTGAAAAATTATGTGCGTCTTCAGTTGGTTTCCACCGTTACACCCTTGATGGTTTCAAGGGTGACTCTGTAGAAGGACTAAAAGAACGTGAAGTTTCAGAGTTTGATCCTCCATCTGAGGTTAGTAATCACAAAATTAATTGATTAGAATATTGCAGGTGGATTCTGCAAATACTGTTTGACATGCCTGTTTCCAGGTGCGAGCATTAATTGAGGGACAGTTACTCTCCATGAGGGCTCATGCTGAGAGATTTGGAATGCCTTCTCCCCCAAAGCGGATTATTGCAACAGGTGGAGCATCTGCAAATACCACCATCCTTAGTTCGATAGCTTCCATTTTCGGGTCAAATGTTTATACAGTGCAAAGGCCTGGTGAGTACTGAATGTACAGTTCTTTGCGCCGTTCATGCATCAAAAGCTCAAGGAGTTGAGATTCTTTTGACAATAGTGTGTTTTGGTTCTAAAAATGGAGTTGATCATTTATATGGTTTTTCTCTCTGTACAATCTCTAGCAAGTACTGATTCAACTTCCATTTTTATTGATTTACAACCTGTATTCTGCTTGGCAGACTCGGCTTCGCTGGGAGCTGCATTGAGGGCTGCTCATGGGTGGTTGTGCAACAGGAAGGGCAGTTTTCTACCCATCTGGTTCATGTACAGGGACAAATTGGAGAAGTCCTCCCTAAATTGCAAGCTTGCTGTGACTGCTGGAGACCAAGAACTTGTTGCAAAGTATGCTCTACTGATGAAGAAGAGAGTGGAGATTGAGAACAGTCTTGTCCAGAAGCTGGGCCGTCTCTAAATTTGATATAGCCAGTCATTAGTTAATAGCacttcaagaaaagaaaagcagaaaTTCTATCTTTTCATTGAGATGGTTGGCTAAATGCCTAGtctctctctttttattaaCTTCTCCAACACAGGCGATCTTCTTCTACATTTAGTCTGCTCGTCTGTAAATAATTATAAGATACTGACGAAGTGGTAATAAAATTTATCGTCAATATTCCCGATGTAAGTTGACGTATTTAATTATGTTCTGTAGCAGTCTTCTTACTTTTGTTGATTTGGTGCacatgctctctctctctctggtttAATTTATGCTGCTGGTATACTTAGAATTTTCATGATTGCAATGTGGTAGCAAATGCATGAGTTTTTTCCTGTACAACTTGAGGATCACATCAAACTTTAAAATCAACATTGCGCAGCTGTTGACAGGGATCTTGGTTATTCTCTCCAAATATCGTATATTATTCATTACATTTATATTCCAATTATCAAATTGGTTACATGCTTCGATGGTAACCAATATTTTGAGCCATCAAGGGTAGGTGGAATCACTGTTGCTTctctttattaaaaaaaaaatttttttttttgttaaagagAAAAACTAGCATTCATCATccaactataaactaaaaatccttgttaaaaaaaaaatgaaagtgcaaAAGCCAAGAAGGGAACATAATACCAGTGTCTGAAATAGCCCCAGTTCAGGTCACTCGTCAGCTCTCAATCCTAAATGGCTTCGACTGATATCAATATGATAAGTTGGTGACCCACGAGCTTTTCTATATCAGCTGTGAAGTCAgagttttcattttctcattcATTTCTCAGCTTGGCTGGCTTATTTTTCCATGGAGGATTTCTCCATTCCTCAAAACTCTTTATTTCTTGGATTTGACTGTTCTACTCAGTAAGTTCCTCCCTACTTCAAAGTTCAAACTTCAGTTCTTGAATTATACTAGTTCATTCATGCTTTTGGATAATCCTTTTTGAATATTCAGGAGCCACGAGATAGTATCAGAACTGAATCTCTAATAAGATTTTTGATTGCTCAGGTCATTGAAGGCAACTGTTTTGGATGCCAATCTGACTATCGTTGGTACAGAAATAGTTAATTTTGATTCTGATTTGCCCCACTACAAAACCAAGGATGGTGTCTACCGGGATCCCTTGATCAATGGGAGAATTGTGTCTCCAACTCTGATGTGGGTGGAAGCTCTGGACATCATACTTGAGAGATTTAAAAggttaaattttgattttgcaaAAGTTGCTGCTGTTTCTGGGAGTGCACAGCAGCATGGAAGTGTGTATTGGAAGAAAGGAAGTGCTAAAATATTGTCATCATTGGACCACAAAAAGTCGTTGGTGGATCAACTTCACGATGCATTTTCAGTAAAGGAATCTCCAATTTGGATGGATTGTAGCTCAACACAACAGTGCAGAGCAATTGAGGAAGCTATCGGAGGTGCATTGGAGTTATCCAGACTTACTGGATCTGTTGCTCATGAGAGATATGCTGGACCACAAATTCGTAAGATATTCGAGATGCAGCCAGAAGTTTACCGTGATACAGAGAGAATTTCCTTAGTTAGTTCCTTCATGGCATCTCTCTGGATTGGGGGCTATGCCTGTACCGATCATACGGATGGAGCAGGGATGAACTTAATGGATATCCAAAGCAGAGAATGGTCTAAAGTAGCTTTGGAGGTTCGTCTGTTGTACTTTTACATAACATCCTGATTTTGTCGTAAACATCTTCAATGTCTAAAGCCATGCTGTATAATCTAGAGGAGACTGTTTCTTGTTTAAATTACCATGTCTCAGTTTGGACCTTGCTGAACATTCTATTCAATTGAATGAATTTACAGGCCACAGCACCAGGCTTAGAGGAAAAACTTGGCAAGTTAGCTCCTGCACATGCTGTTGCTGGTCCTCTTGCATCCTATTATGTGGATAGGTAGGTTACCTGACTTATGAACAGTTTTGTTAAAGCAGTATCCTTTCCTTCTTCCTCTTTTGGCTGCTATCAGGAGAGCCCATTTATGTTCTTCTGAAACTGTCCTTCAATTCATCATCATTTCGGTGATTCTGAGACTCATTGCAGACGTTTATAAACCATTTTTTGAACATTCTGTAATGAACTGAAAAACATTAACTGCTGCATTTCAAATTCATGGCAAGCATACCAAAGACTTCTACACTTTGGCATGAAATACTGGCCCCAAGCTGATAAGCAGATTATGTAGTTGATTCTTATTTAAAGGAGTTACAGAACCGTTTACATGCCTATTAACTTTTGAAGTGGAACATTGTTAATTATTATTTccttaaaacaatcaaatagtTAATCTCGTGCATAATCAACTGCAAAAGCTGCTTTAGATTAGAATATCAACTTTATACATGGCTATTTACTAGTGGAACATTGTTTAATCAGGTATAACTTCAGCAAGAAGTGTTTAGTAATTCAATGGTCCGGAGACAA
Protein-coding regions in this window:
- the LOC113713202 gene encoding xylulose kinase 2-like isoform X2, which codes for MWVEALDLVLQRLKKSNLDFGKIAAISGSGQQHGSVFWKNGSEAILSTLDPKKPLLDQFGNAFSINESPIWMDSSTTEQCKDIEKAVGGPMELSKLTGSRAHERFTGPQIRRMYQTKPEVYDSTERISLVSSFMASLLIGSYASIDHTDGAGMNLMDIKQRAWSKNALEATAPGLEAKLGTLAPAHSVAGLISPYFVERYKFDKDCLIVHWSGDNPNSLAGLTLNTPGDLAISLGTSDTVFGITAEHNPSLEGHVFPNPVDTSGYMVMLCYKNGSLTREDIRNRCAEKSWEVFNKLLQQTPPLNGGKLGFYYKEHEILPPLPVGFHRYTLDGFKGDSVEGLKEREVSEFDPPSEVRALIEGQLLSMRAHAERFGMPSPPKRIIATGGASANTTILSSIASIFGSNVYTVQRPDSASLGAALRAAHGWLCNRKGSFLPIWFMYRDKLEKSSLNCKLAVTAGDQELVAKYALLMKKRVEIENSLVQKLGRL
- the LOC113713203 gene encoding xylulose kinase 2 isoform X2, encoding MEDFSIPQNSLFLGFDCSTQSLKATVLDANLTIVGTEIVNFDSDLPHYKTKDGVYRDPLINGRIVSPTLMWVEALDIILERFKRLNFDFAKVAAVSGSAQQHGSVYWKKGSAKILSSLDHKKSLVDQLHDAFSVKESPIWMDCSSTQQCRAIEEAIGGALELSRLTGSVAHERYAGPQIRKIFEMQPEVYRDTERISLVSSFMASLWIGGYACTDHTDGAGMNLMDIQSREWSKVALEATAPGLEEKLGKLAPAHAVAGPLASYYVDRYNFSKKCLVIQWSGDNPNSLAGLTLNTPGDLAISLGTSDTVFGIANYHKPSLEGHVFPNPVDTETYMVMLVYKNGSLTREDVRNRCANGSWDVFSDYLRQTPPLNGGKIGFYYKEHEILPPLPVGFHRYILDNYSDSHAGVNEHEVAQFDPPSEDKV
- the LOC113713203 gene encoding xylulose kinase 2 isoform X3; translated protein: MEDFSIPQNSLFLGFDCSTQSLKATVLDANLTIVGTEIVNFDSDLPHYKTKDGVYRDPLINGRIVSPTLMWVEALDIILERFKRLNFDFAKVAAVSGSAQQHGSVYWKKGSAKILSSLDHKKSLVDQLHDAFSVKESPIWMDCSSTQQCRAIEEAIGGALELSRLTGSVAHERYAGPQIRKIFEMQPEVYRDTERISLVSSFMASLWIGGYACTDHTDGAGMNLMDIQSREWSKVALEATAPGLEEKLGKLAPAHAVAGPLASYYVDRYNFSKKCLVIQWSGDNPNSLAGLTLNTPGDLAISLGTSDTVFGIANYHKPSLEGHVFPNPVDTETYMVMLVYKNGSLTREDVRNRCANGSWDVFSDYLRQTPPLNGGKIGFYYKEHEILPPLPVGFHRYILDNYSDSHAGVNEHEVAQFDPPSECR
- the LOC113713203 gene encoding xylulose kinase 2 isoform X1, which produces MEDFSIPQNSLFLGFDCSTQSLKATVLDANLTIVGTEIVNFDSDLPHYKTKDGVYRDPLINGRIVSPTLMWVEALDIILERFKRLNFDFAKVAAVSGSAQQHGSVYWKKGSAKILSSLDHKKSLVDQLHDAFSVKESPIWMDCSSTQQCRAIEEAIGGALELSRLTGSVAHERYAGPQIRKIFEMQPEVYRDTERISLVSSFMASLWIGGYACTDHTDGAGMNLMDIQSREWSKVALEATAPGLEEKLGKLAPAHAVAGPLASYYVDRYNFSKKCLVIQWSGDNPNSLAGLTLNTPGDLAISLGTSDTVFGIANYHKPSLEGHVFPNPVDTETYMVMLVYKNGSLTREDVRNRCANGSWDVFSDYLRQTPPLNGGKIGFYYKEHEILPPLPVGFHRYILDNYSDSHAGVNEHEVAQFDPPSEVRALIEGQLLSMRGHAERLGLPPPKRIIATGGASANICILSSIASIFGCDVYTVQRPDSASLGAALRAAHGWLCNEKGNFVPIPWMYTDKLEKTSLSCKLAETAGDEELLSQYTLLMKKRLEIENRLVQKLGRR